A single window of Hymenobacter sp. APR13 DNA harbors:
- a CDS encoding AsmA-like C-terminal region-containing protein: protein MKRPSFRQFLAVAVLGLVVAVLGGVWLVGTEWGQRRLEQLIRERLTRNSDLVLAPFTVSISALRDFPHLSASLEGVQFTDTSYRRTVPVLHVGRLDARLDLSRIWRGEFRVSRLTLRDGQFWQLTDRQGRDWGLRGKGPRNATPKAPPDFNLDSLLLYNVRVTDRNELHQSGFSVFVRRGQLSARVLEGAAHVRGRLEAQLLYLRSGRGNLFSDEPVVAQVRYRYNFRQREGRFLGTRVTLNNDTVLVRGTHRGAAPNETRGTRLDLRFEGRQPLLEVLRVALPTGLERFLDDARSPSHAFIRYSIRGVSGPTSRPRTILRFAMRNAQVQWADSARRIRRWDARGTFDNGPAHSPRTTSLTFEQCRIYSQAGELDAVLSVTDFTKPRFNGRVRGRTDLQTLAAVVVPDFWQARQGEAAINLELNGVLPTIPDRAGRRAARADTLLPPIAARGTVRLENASFAIPRRHADMTGLNVNIRLHDSLWTLENLSGRLNGMHLRANATTTYLLAYFSGQHPTTTVAGTFAVDELRLSEMRRLLAAPRGAQRRTRPAAPAATSRTPNQKLAAQALNMLPPGLRLNIQLRCGRLVLAADTLTNLAATVRHNGHYVQLRDLRVQAWGGQVRGTVSWPTDTLNLQPVAAQLAVHFPTLNYQQLLARVMRPTRRATTAPKDPTLREVLLAANGQATVAVDQLVLPGSAALQQLRLRIDKNGRRFLIPAFTFRSSTGGKGRISATALLDGTQLARARADLDLHYATLDIQHLLQLLAALSTMPTPPEEAHSRLRAPAGTRPSPFLDGTVTGRVNVTADQVKYGALRGGRFVLSSTLEAGQVRLQQCSLQAFGGDITLRGALQTDAAAGHHPLRAQLRLHQIQLSQLFGLAGAVGFDVLGADNIRGLMNGETDLRTDLDNTFLPNIAQTYAFLKTDLQSLELLNVEALMQALRFMREERTSHLYFEPVSPRFVLAGGRLLIPDLHLNSNLTDLNISGEYYLNGQANLYVGLSPLQTLFGNNEKRIARIRSGEATRQPSRGLVYVGLSRPAGARRYQVKPFRKQQQRQNQQRVQQQYQTLLRTQQLDTTLRLLR from the coding sequence ATGAAACGACCGTCCTTTCGCCAATTTCTGGCCGTTGCCGTGCTGGGGTTGGTGGTGGCGGTGCTGGGCGGCGTTTGGCTGGTAGGGACTGAGTGGGGCCAGCGCCGCCTGGAGCAACTCATCCGGGAACGGCTTACGCGCAACTCCGATCTGGTGCTGGCGCCGTTTACGGTAAGCATCTCGGCGCTACGCGACTTCCCGCACCTGTCGGCTTCGCTGGAAGGCGTACAGTTCACGGATACCTCTTACCGCCGCACGGTGCCGGTGCTACACGTGGGCCGGCTGGATGCCCGCCTGGATTTGTCGCGTATCTGGCGCGGCGAGTTTCGGGTTAGCCGCCTGACGCTGCGTGACGGCCAGTTCTGGCAGCTCACCGACCGGCAGGGCCGCGACTGGGGCCTACGTGGCAAGGGCCCGCGCAACGCTACCCCCAAAGCCCCGCCCGATTTCAACCTGGATTCGCTGCTGCTCTACAACGTGCGCGTCACGGACCGCAACGAGTTGCACCAAAGCGGCTTTTCGGTGTTTGTGCGGCGGGGCCAACTGTCGGCGCGGGTGCTGGAGGGCGCCGCGCACGTGCGGGGGCGGCTGGAGGCGCAGCTGCTGTACCTGCGCAGCGGGCGGGGCAATCTGTTCTCCGACGAGCCGGTGGTGGCGCAGGTGCGCTACCGCTACAACTTCCGGCAACGGGAGGGCCGTTTTCTGGGTACCCGCGTCACGCTCAACAACGATACGGTGCTGGTGCGCGGCACTCACCGGGGCGCGGCCCCCAACGAAACCCGCGGCACCCGCCTCGACCTACGCTTTGAGGGCCGGCAGCCCCTGTTGGAAGTGCTGCGGGTGGCGCTGCCCACCGGCCTGGAGCGTTTTCTTGATGACGCCCGCAGCCCCAGCCACGCCTTCATCCGCTACAGCATCCGGGGCGTGAGCGGGCCTACCTCGCGGCCTCGCACCATTCTGCGTTTCGCCATGCGCAACGCTCAGGTGCAGTGGGCCGACTCGGCGCGGCGCATCCGGCGCTGGGACGCCCGCGGCACCTTCGACAATGGCCCTGCTCACTCGCCACGCACCACCAGCCTCACATTTGAGCAGTGCCGCATCTATTCCCAGGCTGGTGAGTTAGACGCCGTGCTATCCGTCACGGACTTCACCAAGCCCCGCTTCAACGGCCGTGTACGCGGCCGCACCGACCTGCAGACGCTGGCCGCCGTGGTGGTGCCCGACTTCTGGCAGGCTCGCCAGGGCGAAGCGGCCATCAACCTGGAGCTCAACGGCGTACTGCCCACCATTCCGGACCGGGCCGGGCGGCGGGCGGCGCGGGCCGATACGCTGCTGCCGCCCATTGCCGCCCGCGGCACTGTGCGCCTCGAAAACGCCTCCTTCGCCATCCCGCGCCGCCACGCCGACATGACGGGCCTCAATGTGAACATCCGGCTGCACGACAGTCTCTGGACGTTGGAAAACCTCAGCGGCCGTCTTAATGGTATGCACCTGCGCGCCAACGCCACTACCACCTACCTGCTGGCCTACTTCAGCGGCCAGCACCCCACTACCACGGTGGCAGGCACTTTTGCCGTGGATGAACTGCGCCTGAGCGAAATGCGGCGGCTATTGGCGGCGCCGCGTGGTGCCCAGCGCCGCACCCGCCCGGCTGCTCCTGCCGCTACCAGCCGCACGCCCAACCAGAAGCTGGCGGCCCAAGCGCTGAACATGCTGCCGCCTGGCTTGCGCCTTAACATTCAGTTGCGGTGCGGCCGGCTGGTATTGGCTGCCGATACGCTGACGAACCTGGCCGCTACTGTGCGCCACAACGGCCACTACGTGCAGCTACGCGACCTGCGGGTGCAGGCGTGGGGCGGCCAGGTGCGCGGTACCGTCAGCTGGCCCACTGATACCCTCAACCTGCAGCCTGTGGCCGCACAGCTGGCTGTCCATTTCCCCACCCTCAACTATCAGCAGCTGCTGGCCCGCGTAATGCGCCCTACACGCCGGGCCACCACCGCGCCTAAAGACCCAACCCTGCGCGAAGTGCTGCTGGCTGCCAACGGCCAGGCCACTGTAGCCGTGGACCAACTGGTGCTGCCCGGTTCCGCGGCGCTGCAGCAGCTGCGCCTGCGCATCGACAAAAACGGGCGCCGCTTCCTGATTCCGGCTTTCACGTTTCGGTCTTCCACGGGCGGGAAAGGCCGTATCAGCGCCACAGCGCTGCTGGATGGCACCCAGCTGGCCCGCGCCCGCGCTGACCTCGACCTGCATTACGCCACCCTCGATATTCAGCACCTGCTGCAGCTGCTGGCAGCTTTAAGCACAATGCCCACTCCGCCAGAAGAGGCCCATTCGCGCCTGCGGGCGCCAGCCGGTACGCGCCCTTCTCCTTTCCTGGATGGCACCGTGACGGGCCGCGTGAACGTGACGGCCGACCAAGTGAAATACGGCGCGTTGCGTGGTGGCCGCTTTGTTCTCAGCAGCACGCTGGAAGCCGGCCAGGTACGGCTGCAGCAGTGCTCGTTGCAGGCTTTCGGAGGGGACATTACATTGCGGGGCGCTCTGCAGACCGATGCCGCCGCGGGCCATCATCCGCTGCGGGCCCAGCTACGGCTGCACCAGATTCAGCTCAGCCAGCTCTTCGGACTGGCTGGCGCGGTGGGGTTTGATGTGTTGGGCGCTGATAATATCCGGGGCTTAATGAATGGCGAAACCGACCTGCGCACCGACCTGGATAACACCTTCCTGCCCAACATCGCGCAGACCTATGCCTTCCTGAAAACCGATTTGCAGAGCCTGGAACTGCTGAACGTGGAGGCCTTGATGCAGGCGCTGCGGTTTATGCGGGAGGAGCGCACCAGCCACCTGTATTTCGAGCCCGTAAGCCCGCGCTTTGTGCTAGCGGGCGGCCGGCTCCTAATTCCGGACCTGCACCTGAACAGCAACCTCACCGACCTCAACATCAGCGGCGAGTACTACCTCAACGGCCAGGCCAACCTGTATGTAGGCCTAAGCCCCCTGCAAACCCTGTTCGGCAACAACGAAAAACGGATTGCCCGGATTCGGAGCGGCGAGGCTACCCGACAGCCCAGCCGCGGCTTGGTGTATGTGGGGCTGAGCCGGCCGGCCGGCGCCCGCCGCTACCAAGTCAAGCCGTTTCGCAAGCAACAGCAACGCCAGAATCAGCAACGAGTGCAGCAGCAGTACCAAACGCTGCTCCGCACCCAGCAGCTGGATACCACTTTGCGGCTGCTTCGCTAA
- a CDS encoding tetratricopeptide repeat protein, translated as MKFWLFLFLLLPSSLALGAEPPALLQALTRLRTHPQLDTARVNRLNELAFVLRFTAPRDSRVRFEEALELARLLGYRSGEAKAQLGLGFYYRKRNEYGPAQAYTEQARQTFARLRDRRNQLGCTYNLAYIYSGQGNYLQALTYSQNGLTLAEALRDPLWLVLMNAQMGIITTEVGEYAQARAHLEKCLQIARKHHNEPGISQGLRGLGDLYRTQQQWAVARRYYEQDAALTRQIGDEPGFLVNELNVADMAEHQGRFPEAFAFSYRVLRNIQKLDVVGYLPWAQLVLARTHLHTRRPDSALYYGQASLQASLKSGVKESIRDASQVLTQASVQQGRFADAYRYQRLYSVYQDSLSSRDLIRRLAAQQYAAQLARQQTRISQLTRNAQLIRQQNRQQQWLLGVTLGGLVLVGGLSVVLWRSNQLKKRAYRRLEQQQQELLATQKQLVAAEKWAFVGELSAGIAHELQNPLSFMKKFAEVSVELLDHDSTRAPGAAASPGLQQEILSGLKQNLQEISQHGQRASSIITDMLTHARTGTSQQEATALNDMVANALTLAYEGLQVQHPGFRATLHTQLDAAVGEVLLVPTEIERVFLNLFTNAFHALAERARQQPADYEPTLHVSTSREAGQVCIRVRDNGTGMEPHVQQQIFQPFFTTKPLGEGTGLGLSLAHDIVTKAHNGTLTVATQPSKYTEFVVCLPA; from the coding sequence TTGAAGTTCTGGCTCTTTCTGTTTCTGCTGCTGCCCTCCAGTCTGGCATTGGGAGCTGAGCCGCCGGCGCTGCTGCAGGCGCTGACCCGGTTGCGCACCCACCCGCAGCTGGACACGGCCCGTGTGAACCGGCTCAACGAGCTGGCCTTCGTGCTGCGCTTCACTGCCCCGCGCGACTCGCGGGTGCGCTTTGAGGAAGCCCTGGAGTTGGCCCGGCTGCTGGGGTACCGCTCCGGCGAGGCCAAGGCGCAGCTGGGGCTGGGCTTCTACTACCGCAAGCGCAACGAATATGGCCCGGCCCAGGCCTACACCGAGCAGGCCCGCCAGACCTTTGCCCGCCTCCGCGACCGGCGCAATCAGCTGGGATGCACCTACAACCTGGCCTACATCTACTCCGGCCAGGGCAACTACCTGCAGGCGCTGACCTATTCTCAGAACGGCCTTACGCTGGCCGAAGCCCTGCGCGACCCGCTTTGGCTGGTGCTGATGAACGCGCAGATGGGCATCATCACGACGGAAGTGGGCGAGTATGCGCAGGCGCGGGCTCACCTGGAAAAATGCCTGCAGATTGCGCGCAAGCACCACAACGAGCCCGGTATATCGCAGGGCCTGCGCGGCCTCGGCGACCTGTACCGCACGCAGCAGCAGTGGGCCGTTGCGCGCCGCTACTACGAGCAGGATGCCGCCCTCACGCGCCAGATCGGCGACGAGCCCGGGTTTCTGGTAAATGAGCTGAACGTGGCCGACATGGCCGAGCACCAGGGGCGCTTTCCCGAGGCCTTCGCCTTCAGCTACCGCGTGTTGCGCAACATCCAGAAGCTGGATGTGGTGGGCTACCTGCCCTGGGCCCAGCTGGTGCTGGCCCGCACCCACCTGCACACCCGCCGCCCGGACAGCGCGCTCTACTACGGCCAGGCCAGTTTGCAGGCCAGCCTGAAAAGCGGCGTGAAGGAAAGCATCCGCGACGCCAGCCAGGTCCTGACCCAGGCCAGCGTGCAGCAGGGCCGCTTTGCCGACGCCTACCGCTACCAGCGCCTCTACAGCGTGTACCAGGACAGCCTCAGCAGCCGCGACCTGATCCGGCGGCTGGCGGCCCAGCAGTACGCCGCCCAGCTGGCCCGCCAGCAGACCCGCATCAGCCAGCTGACCCGCAACGCGCAGCTCATCCGGCAGCAGAACCGGCAGCAGCAGTGGCTGCTGGGCGTGACGCTGGGCGGGCTGGTGCTGGTGGGCGGGCTGAGCGTGGTGCTGTGGCGCAGCAACCAGCTGAAAAAGCGGGCTTACCGCCGCCTGGAGCAGCAGCAGCAGGAACTGTTGGCCACGCAGAAGCAGCTGGTGGCCGCCGAAAAGTGGGCTTTCGTAGGGGAACTGTCGGCAGGTATTGCGCACGAGCTGCAGAACCCGCTCAGCTTCATGAAGAAGTTCGCCGAAGTGAGCGTGGAGTTGCTCGACCACGACAGCACCCGGGCCCCGGGGGCGGCCGCGTCGCCGGGCCTGCAGCAGGAGATTCTGAGCGGACTCAAGCAGAATCTGCAGGAAATCAGCCAGCACGGGCAGCGGGCCTCGTCCATCATCACCGACATGCTGACGCACGCCCGCACCGGCACCAGCCAGCAGGAGGCCACTGCCCTCAATGACATGGTCGCCAACGCCCTGACGCTGGCCTACGAGGGCCTGCAGGTGCAACACCCCGGCTTCCGGGCCACGCTGCACACTCAACTGGACGCGGCAGTGGGGGAGGTGCTGCTGGTGCCCACGGAGATTGAGCGGGTGTTTCTGAACCTGTTCACCAATGCCTTCCACGCGCTGGCCGAGCGGGCGCGGCAGCAGCCTGCCGACTACGAGCCGACCCTGCACGTGAGCACCAGCCGCGAGGCCGGGCAGGTCTGCATCCGGGTGCGCGACAACGGCACCGGCATGGAGCCGCATGTGCAGCAGCAGATTTTCCAGCCGTTTTTCACCACCAAGCCGCTGGGCGAGGGCACCGGCCTGGGTTTGTCGCTGGCCCACGACATCGTAACCAAAGCCCACAACGGTACGCTCACGGTGGCCACCCAGCCTAGCAAGTACACCGAGTTTGTGGTTTGCCTGCCTGCCTGA
- the dgt gene encoding dGTP triphosphohydrolase → MLHLTPDPADTATMTWEQLLSRRRYPEQPQLHVVTDAPPVRGAFVADYDRVVFSSAFRRLQRKTQVMPLPETDFVHTRLTHSLETACVGRSLGRLGGRLLLEETDGLAESLPHLDSDFGDIVAAACLAHDIGNPPFGHSGEDAISAYFRSAAAEPFVRMLNPAQRADLQQFEGNAAGFRVLTHTYAAHSSGSAGLGLTYATLGAFTKYPRPSVVEEASRTHGSSEKKYGYFQTEASRFQDVARELGMLPKAAASDQGGFYHRHPLAFLVEAADDLCYRIIDFEDGLKLGLIPCETGLALLRAMLGDAPGRRGSVEWRDWREELGYLRARLINQLVQQTARLFADRAPDLLRGRADEPLVQQLDCWEQLQEIHRLTVEHLYQSRPVLEIEAAGFEVLAGLLDAFLYATFDPQAGPRSRKLLQLLPDQFRASGPQEGASAYEQIVLLTDHIGGLTDQNALSLFRTIRGIDLPKGF, encoded by the coding sequence ATGCTGCACCTCACGCCCGACCCCGCCGATACCGCCACCATGACCTGGGAGCAGCTGCTTAGCCGCCGCCGCTACCCCGAGCAGCCCCAGCTCCACGTCGTGACCGACGCGCCGCCCGTGCGCGGCGCCTTCGTGGCCGACTACGACCGGGTGGTGTTCAGCTCGGCGTTTCGGCGGTTGCAGCGCAAAACCCAGGTGATGCCGCTGCCCGAAACCGACTTCGTGCACACCCGCCTCACGCACTCGCTGGAAACGGCCTGCGTGGGCCGCTCGCTGGGCCGCCTTGGGGGCCGGCTGCTGCTCGAGGAAACCGACGGCCTGGCCGAGAGCCTGCCCCACCTCGATTCCGACTTTGGCGACATTGTGGCGGCCGCCTGCCTGGCCCACGACATCGGCAACCCGCCCTTCGGCCACTCCGGCGAAGACGCCATTTCGGCCTACTTCCGCAGTGCTGCCGCCGAGCCGTTCGTGCGCATGCTCAACCCCGCCCAGCGCGCCGATCTGCAGCAGTTTGAAGGCAACGCCGCCGGCTTCCGGGTGCTGACCCACACCTACGCGGCGCACAGCAGCGGCTCGGCCGGCCTGGGCCTTACGTATGCCACGCTGGGCGCTTTCACGAAGTATCCTCGGCCCTCGGTAGTGGAGGAAGCCAGCCGCACGCACGGCAGCAGCGAAAAGAAATACGGCTACTTCCAGACCGAAGCCTCCCGCTTTCAGGACGTAGCCCGGGAGTTGGGCATGCTGCCTAAGGCCGCTGCCTCCGACCAGGGCGGCTTCTACCACCGCCACCCGTTGGCCTTTCTGGTGGAAGCTGCCGACGACCTGTGCTACCGCATCATCGACTTCGAGGATGGCTTGAAGCTTGGGCTGATTCCGTGCGAAACCGGCTTGGCGCTGCTGCGCGCCATGCTCGGCGACGCGCCCGGCCGCCGCGGCTCGGTGGAGTGGCGCGACTGGCGCGAGGAACTGGGTTACCTGCGGGCCCGCCTCATCAACCAGTTGGTGCAGCAAACCGCCCGCCTGTTCGCCGACCGCGCCCCCGACCTGCTGCGCGGCCGCGCCGACGAGCCACTGGTGCAGCAGCTCGACTGCTGGGAGCAGCTGCAGGAAATCCACCGCCTCACCGTGGAGCATCTCTACCAAAGCCGCCCGGTGCTGGAAATTGAGGCCGCCGGCTTCGAGGTGCTGGCGGGCCTGCTCGACGCCTTCCTCTACGCCACCTTCGACCCCCAGGCCGGCCCCCGTTCGCGCAAATTACTTCAGCTGCTGCCCGACCAGTTCCGGGCGTCGGGCCCGCAGGAAGGAGCCTCGGCCTACGAGCAGATTGTGCTGCTCACCGACCATATCGGGGGCCTCACCGACCAAAATGCGCTGAGTTTATTCCGCACCATTCGCGGTATCGATTTGCCGAAGGGTTTTTGA
- a CDS encoding DUF1361 domain-containing protein, with the protein MPITIALPQLRQRLSLLLVLGASLTLSVVLITFRVFLTHQITFVFLLWNLFLALIPFGLSTMLGLSAGRLKARVLLPVGAVWLLFFPNAPYILTDLFHLEPRVGVPYWFDLALLLSAAWNGLMLAYASLTDMQGLVARRLGWGAGWAFATVALLLSSFGVYLGRYLRFNSWDIVTNPLTLFYDIVHRILHPLAYSGTWGVTLLYGVFLLLGYATVRLLGPADETRERA; encoded by the coding sequence ATGCCCATAACTATTGCTTTGCCGCAGCTGCGGCAGCGCCTAAGCCTGCTGCTGGTGCTGGGCGCGTCGCTCACGCTGAGCGTGGTGCTCATCACGTTCCGCGTTTTCCTGACGCATCAGATAACCTTCGTTTTCCTGCTCTGGAACCTGTTTCTGGCGTTGATTCCGTTTGGGCTGAGCACTATGCTGGGGCTGTCGGCGGGGCGGCTGAAGGCGCGGGTGCTGCTGCCGGTGGGGGCGGTGTGGCTGCTGTTTTTCCCCAACGCCCCCTACATCCTCACCGACCTGTTTCACCTGGAGCCCCGCGTCGGCGTGCCCTACTGGTTCGACCTGGCCCTGTTGCTGAGCGCCGCCTGGAACGGCCTGATGCTGGCCTACGCCTCACTCACCGACATGCAGGGGTTGGTAGCGCGCCGGCTGGGCTGGGGCGCCGGCTGGGCGTTTGCCACCGTGGCGCTGCTGCTGAGTAGCTTCGGGGTGTACCTGGGCCGCTACCTGCGCTTCAATTCCTGGGACATCGTCACCAACCCGCTCACCCTCTTCTACGACATCGTGCACCGGATTCTGCACCCGCTGGCTTATTCCGGTACCTGGGGCGTGACGCTGCTCTACGGCGTGTTTCTGCTGCTCGGCTACGCCACCGTGCGCCTGCTGGGCCCGGCCGACGAAACCCGGGAACGGGCGTAA
- a CDS encoding TolC family protein: MNLNLASWPQQGRWVRWAALPALLLALLSASAVSGQGRPVRSPVISAPALVARPIELPDTGRVFGLNDLLTYVALRHPVARQAGLLPERALQEVRYARGLFDPTATSKYYGKTFKGKEYFHDWDSQLRIPVWYGLDIKAGFERGVGTYINPENYTAPVGLSYVGLSVPLAQGLLIDERRAAVRQAQALQGLAEAERRSALNKLLLQAAKDYWDWTLNFRRRELLRQNAELADIRFRAVRERVRLGDLAAIDSVEALTELQNRLATLSQAQVQWQNATLQLSNYLWDEQQQPRELPVGVRPQSLPGPTDWRSLPPDSLAALTALAQQIHPELQKSRAKLAQLGIERRLLNNKLLPKLTLDYNLLQAGQPFNPEKAASLSGTYLQNNYKLGVSFAYPLLLRQERAKLQLNRLKLRETELDLQQDSREIQTGVRAAANDWEALREQLRLQEQVVQNAGRLRNGEQIRFENGESSVFLINTREASLVSARVKLAELQAKYAQTQATLRWVAGGIDGVDAVEP, encoded by the coding sequence GTGAATCTGAATCTGGCTTCCTGGCCTCAGCAGGGGCGGTGGGTCCGTTGGGCGGCCCTGCCGGCGCTGCTGCTGGCTTTGCTGAGCGCGTCTGCAGTTTCGGGCCAGGGCCGGCCTGTTCGGTCGCCGGTGATTAGCGCGCCGGCGCTGGTGGCCCGCCCCATAGAGCTGCCCGATACTGGCCGCGTATTCGGCCTGAACGACCTGCTGACCTATGTGGCCCTGCGCCATCCCGTGGCCCGGCAGGCCGGCCTGCTGCCCGAGCGCGCCCTGCAGGAAGTGCGCTACGCCCGCGGCCTCTTCGACCCCACGGCCACCAGCAAATACTACGGCAAGACGTTTAAGGGCAAAGAGTATTTCCACGACTGGGACTCGCAGCTGCGGATTCCGGTCTGGTATGGGCTGGATATAAAGGCTGGCTTCGAGCGAGGTGTGGGCACTTACATCAACCCCGAAAACTACACCGCTCCGGTGGGCCTGAGCTACGTGGGCCTTTCGGTGCCGCTGGCCCAAGGCCTGCTAATTGACGAGCGGCGGGCGGCCGTGCGCCAGGCCCAGGCCCTGCAAGGCTTGGCCGAGGCCGAACGGCGTTCGGCCCTCAACAAACTGCTGTTGCAGGCCGCCAAAGACTATTGGGACTGGACCCTGAACTTTCGTCGCCGCGAACTGCTGCGCCAGAACGCCGAACTGGCCGACATTCGCTTCCGGGCGGTGCGCGAGCGGGTGCGCCTCGGCGACTTGGCCGCCATCGACTCGGTGGAGGCGCTGACGGAGCTGCAAAACCGGCTGGCTACGCTCAGTCAGGCGCAGGTGCAATGGCAGAACGCCACCCTGCAGCTCAGCAACTACCTCTGGGACGAGCAGCAGCAGCCCCGCGAGCTGCCCGTTGGCGTGCGCCCCCAGTCCCTGCCCGGCCCCACCGACTGGCGCTCATTGCCGCCCGATTCCCTGGCGGCCCTCACGGCGCTGGCCCAGCAGATTCACCCGGAGCTGCAGAAAAGCCGCGCCAAGCTGGCCCAGCTGGGCATCGAACGGCGCCTGCTCAACAACAAGCTGCTGCCCAAGCTCACCCTCGACTACAACCTGCTGCAGGCCGGCCAGCCGTTCAACCCCGAAAAGGCGGCCAGCCTGAGTGGCACCTATCTGCAGAACAACTACAAGCTGGGCGTGAGCTTTGCGTATCCGCTACTGCTGCGCCAGGAGCGCGCCAAGCTGCAGCTCAACCGCCTCAAGCTGCGCGAAACCGAGCTAGACCTGCAGCAGGACAGCCGCGAAATCCAGACCGGCGTGCGCGCCGCGGCCAACGACTGGGAAGCACTGCGGGAGCAGCTGCGCCTGCAGGAGCAGGTGGTGCAGAACGCCGGCCGCCTGCGCAACGGCGAGCAGATCCGCTTCGAAAACGGCGAAAGCTCGGTGTTCCTCATCAACACCCGCGAGGCCAGCCTAGTGAGTGCCCGCGTGAAACTGGCCGAGCTGCAGGCCAAGTACGCCCAAACCCAGGCCACGCTACGCTGGGTTGCCGGCGGGATAGATGGCGTAGACGCAGTAGAGCCCTAA
- a CDS encoding HlyD family secretion protein, with amino-acid sequence MAFAENPLAETNPLTGRFRSFTHVQTPQAGRTLARWSAGLGLLVLVAGFLPWTQNIRSTGSLTTLRPQDRPQTVPSTIAGRIERWRVREGQRVRKGDTLVDIAEVKEKYFDPQLVQRTSEQLNAKIGALGENRAKDQALLNQQVALRQSLRVSLDKARNKVEQSRLKVNSDQADLRAAQNDFTIAERQQERQEALYKQGLKSLTELEQRRLKFQESTAKLQSAQNKLDASRQELTNSQLELASLNAEYQDKLAKSESDRRSVTAYQFDTEGQIAKMRNELANLSIRSGFYQITAPQDGYVVRALKEGLGEIVKEGEPIVTVMPIAPTLAAELYVKPMDIPLLSVGRKVRLQFDGWPALVFSGWPGTSFGTFGGVVSVIDNIDSQGQYRVLVTPDPEQEAWPPPLRVGSGVYGWALLDDVPIWYELWRQVNGFPPNFVGKPATAKATYGKPDKGGKAEASSEEEEAK; translated from the coding sequence ATGGCTTTTGCCGAAAATCCGCTTGCTGAAACCAACCCGCTAACCGGGCGCTTTCGCTCGTTTACGCACGTTCAGACGCCCCAGGCCGGCCGTACGCTGGCCCGCTGGTCGGCTGGCCTGGGGCTGCTGGTGTTGGTGGCCGGCTTTCTGCCCTGGACCCAGAACATCCGTTCCACCGGCTCGCTCACCACGCTGCGCCCCCAGGACCGCCCTCAGACCGTGCCTAGCACCATTGCCGGCCGCATTGAGCGCTGGCGTGTGCGCGAGGGCCAGCGCGTGCGCAAAGGCGATACGCTGGTAGACATTGCCGAAGTCAAGGAAAAGTACTTCGACCCGCAACTGGTGCAGCGCACCAGCGAGCAGCTCAACGCCAAAATTGGGGCGCTGGGGGAGAACCGCGCCAAAGATCAGGCCCTGCTCAACCAGCAGGTGGCCTTGCGCCAGTCCCTGCGCGTGAGCCTCGATAAGGCCCGCAACAAAGTAGAGCAAAGCCGCCTGAAGGTGAATTCCGACCAGGCCGACCTGCGCGCCGCCCAGAACGATTTCACGATTGCCGAGCGCCAACAGGAGCGCCAGGAAGCCCTGTATAAGCAGGGGCTGAAATCCCTGACCGAGCTGGAGCAACGCCGCCTGAAATTTCAGGAAAGCACTGCCAAGCTGCAGTCGGCCCAAAACAAGCTCGACGCCAGCCGCCAGGAGCTCACCAACTCGCAGCTGGAGCTGGCTTCGCTGAACGCCGAATACCAAGACAAGCTGGCCAAGTCGGAGTCCGACCGGCGCTCCGTGACGGCCTACCAGTTTGATACCGAAGGCCAGATTGCCAAGATGCGCAACGAGCTGGCCAACCTGAGCATCCGCTCCGGCTTCTACCAGATTACGGCCCCGCAGGACGGTTACGTGGTGCGAGCCCTCAAAGAAGGCCTGGGCGAAATCGTGAAGGAAGGCGAGCCGATTGTGACGGTGATGCCCATTGCACCGACGCTGGCGGCCGAGTTGTACGTGAAGCCCATGGACATTCCGCTGCTGAGCGTGGGCCGCAAAGTGCGGCTGCAGTTTGATGGCTGGCCGGCGCTGGTGTTCAGCGGCTGGCCCGGCACCAGCTTCGGCACGTTCGGCGGCGTGGTATCCGTCATCGACAACATCGACTCGCAGGGCCAGTACCGCGTGCTCGTGACGCCCGACCCAGAGCAGGAAGCATGGCCCCCGCCGCTGCGCGTAGGCTCCGGCGTATATGGCTGGGCCCTGCTCGACGACGTGCCGATCTGGTACGAGCTCTGGCGCCAGGTGAACGGCTTCCCGCCCAATTTCGTGGGTAAGCCCGCTACAGCCAAGGCGACGTATGGCAAACCCGATAAAGGTGGCAAAGCCGAAGCGTCCAGCGAAGAAGAGGAAGCCAAATGA